A window of the Streptomyces griseochromogenes genome harbors these coding sequences:
- a CDS encoding FtsX-like permease family protein, which produces MSGLTAVAVRQIRTRPSRLLLTGCTLLVTAFFLAGSVVFTATLKRQVTDELSPVAEGTDVVVAADGTGDGESADAGRLLDDARLKRLRALDGVSEVQPVATGSVLVKGAGRSPYPLVGTALSGTQSVVRVLRGTLPHGPGEVALTSALGDRPGLHVGSRITVVAETQGAPRPLTVTVSAVVQAPAALGAALLTTPVDARSWLHTRGWQQALVRGDGRPATQVLSEVRAALGARLTARTGAELRAGEGGNSWIGTLSALLTAFVVVALLAGAVIVSTTYRVLLVRDQRRLALLRCVGARPGQVLRSVLAQAAFSGLVAGILGALAAVGCAAAVTAAARLGSPAVPVPSLLGCVLVSVLTSVAAAAPAARAAARTPPVAALSTAAVRDVPDRIGRTRAVTGWLCLTGASLCAAAATGGGDVAVIGAVASGTAAFGGLLTLGPALVRRTAAAGRRPVRAAAGLAGTLALRNLSRAARRTAACAVVLSLGLTMVSTVLVTLASVQHGMDRRLAHRDPVDAVVAVPPTGRSVLTPAVVDAVRDLPETAAVVTVAKADGEATGARGRHQEGDIHGIDPSAVPALLGRHGGQLRPGRAALSATMATALGTRAGERISLRTPDASFSVRVSMIHPDTSEALGDVALLPQDFAHLAPNSPTRALYITAVDRSDPASLRAPLDTALPLDPSLHLSYPGEERRSTQQSIDRLRLLALGLVSLTILVALVGVAVTLTLSVTERTGENGVLRAIGMTGSGLRSVLAWEAALVGLYAAVPGLALGIAYGLLLFGALPDLGSATIPYGQLILTLLAAPALALAASVLPASRSASVSPILALRTE; this is translated from the coding sequence ATGAGCGGACTCACCGCAGTGGCGGTGCGCCAGATCAGGACGCGGCCCTCGCGGCTGCTGCTCACCGGCTGCACGCTCCTGGTGACGGCCTTCTTCCTCGCCGGCTCGGTCGTCTTCACGGCCACACTCAAACGCCAGGTGACCGACGAGTTGTCTCCCGTGGCCGAGGGCACGGACGTCGTGGTCGCCGCGGACGGTACAGGCGACGGTGAGAGTGCCGACGCCGGCCGTCTGCTCGACGACGCCCGGCTGAAGCGGCTGCGCGCCCTCGACGGAGTGAGCGAGGTGCAGCCCGTGGCCACCGGCTCGGTCCTCGTCAAGGGCGCAGGACGCAGCCCGTACCCGCTTGTCGGTACGGCCCTGAGCGGCACCCAGTCCGTGGTGCGCGTACTGCGCGGCACCCTGCCGCACGGGCCCGGCGAGGTGGCGCTCACCAGCGCGCTGGGCGACCGGCCCGGGCTGCACGTCGGCAGCCGCATCACCGTGGTCGCCGAGACGCAGGGGGCGCCCCGGCCGTTGACGGTGACCGTCTCCGCCGTCGTTCAGGCGCCCGCCGCGCTCGGCGCCGCGCTGCTCACCACTCCCGTCGACGCCCGCTCCTGGCTGCACACCAGGGGCTGGCAGCAGGCGCTGGTACGCGGCGACGGTCGCCCGGCGACGCAGGTGCTCTCCGAGGTCCGCGCCGCCCTGGGCGCACGGCTCACGGCACGCACGGGCGCCGAGCTGCGGGCCGGCGAAGGCGGGAACAGCTGGATCGGCACGCTCTCCGCGCTGCTCACGGCTTTCGTGGTGGTCGCGCTGCTCGCCGGCGCCGTGATCGTCTCCACCACCTACCGGGTCCTGCTCGTCCGGGATCAGCGGCGGCTGGCCCTGCTGCGTTGCGTCGGCGCCCGGCCGGGGCAGGTGTTGCGTTCCGTGCTGGCCCAGGCCGCGTTCTCCGGCCTGGTCGCCGGGATACTGGGTGCCCTCGCGGCGGTCGGCTGCGCCGCTGCGGTCACCGCTGCCGCGCGACTGGGCTCCCCTGCGGTGCCGGTGCCGTCGCTCCTCGGGTGCGTCCTGGTGTCCGTGCTGACCTCCGTCGCCGCCGCGGCCCCGGCGGCCCGGGCCGCCGCCCGCACCCCGCCGGTCGCCGCACTGTCCACCGCTGCGGTCCGCGACGTACCCGACCGGATCGGCCGGACGCGTGCCGTGACCGGCTGGCTCTGCCTGACCGGTGCATCGCTCTGTGCCGCAGCCGCCACGGGAGGCGGCGACGTGGCGGTGATCGGCGCGGTGGCCTCCGGGACCGCCGCCTTCGGTGGCCTCCTCACGCTCGGCCCAGCCCTCGTTCGCCGTACTGCGGCTGCCGGACGGCGACCCGTGCGGGCGGCGGCGGGCCTGGCCGGGACCCTGGCCCTGCGCAACCTGTCCCGTGCCGCGCGTCGCACCGCCGCCTGCGCGGTCGTTCTCAGTCTGGGCCTCACCATGGTGAGCACGGTTCTCGTGACCCTGGCCTCGGTGCAGCACGGCATGGACCGCAGGCTCGCACACCGGGACCCGGTCGACGCGGTCGTCGCCGTACCTCCCACCGGGCGCTCGGTGCTCACCCCGGCCGTCGTGGACGCGGTGCGCGATCTCCCCGAGACCGCCGCTGTGGTGACGGTCGCGAAGGCCGACGGCGAGGCGACCGGAGCCCGGGGCCGCCACCAGGAGGGCGACATCCACGGCATCGACCCATCCGCCGTGCCCGCCCTGCTCGGCCGGCACGGCGGACAACTGCGTCCCGGCCGAGCAGCCTTGTCCGCCACCATGGCTACGGCTCTCGGCACGCGCGCCGGCGAGCGGATCTCCCTGCGCACCCCCGACGCCAGCTTCAGCGTCCGGGTTTCAATGATCCACCCGGACACCTCCGAGGCCCTCGGTGACGTCGCCCTCCTCCCCCAGGACTTCGCCCACCTGGCCCCCAACTCCCCCACCCGCGCCCTGTACATCACCGCCGTCGACCGCAGCGACCCTGCGTCCTTGCGCGCCCCGCTCGACACCGCCCTGCCGCTCGACCCCTCGCTCCACCTCTCCTACCCGGGCGAAGAACGCCGCTCGACACAGCAGTCGATCGACCGACTGCGGCTGCTCGCCCTGGGGCTGGTCTCACTGACCATCCTGGTCGCGCTCGTCGGCGTCGCGGTCACCCTGACCCTTTCCGTCACCGAGCGCACCGGCGAGAACGGCGTCCTACGCGCGATCGGCATGACGGGCTCCGGCCTGCGCTCCGTGCTGGCCTGGGAGGCGGCACTGGTCGGGCTGTACGCGGCCGTCCCCGGCCTCGCCCTGGGCATTGCCTACGGCCTGCTGCTCTTCGGCGCGCTACCCGACCTGGGCAGCGCGACGATCCCGTACGGGCAGCTGATCCTCACTCTCCTGGCCGCGCCGGCTCTTGCCCTGGCCGCGTCCGTGCTCCCCGCATCCCGCTCCGCATCGGTCTCGCCGATATTGGCCCTGCGGACGGAGTGA
- a CDS encoding RICIN domain-containing protein, producing MGSAQRISVAAAAAVSLLALGLSSAGTAHAATYYQLVARHSDKCVTVPNASMGHDVPVEQWTCRGEADQQFEVDHLDHGEYAIKARHSGKCLDVEWASHEDRAHIVQANCHYGDNQRWYQQPTSDGYVLLIAKHSGKCMDVAWADQGDGAPVVQSGCWHGNNQQFKLAPV from the coding sequence ATGGGATCTGCACAGCGGATTTCTGTGGCCGCAGCGGCAGCGGTGAGTCTGTTGGCGCTGGGACTGTCGTCGGCGGGAACCGCCCATGCGGCGACCTACTACCAGCTCGTGGCGCGCCACAGCGACAAGTGCGTCACGGTCCCCAATGCCAGCATGGGGCACGACGTTCCGGTGGAGCAGTGGACCTGCCGCGGCGAGGCCGACCAGCAGTTCGAGGTCGACCACCTCGACCACGGCGAGTACGCGATCAAGGCCCGGCACAGCGGCAAATGCCTGGACGTCGAATGGGCCAGCCATGAGGACAGGGCCCACATCGTCCAGGCCAACTGCCACTACGGCGACAATCAGCGCTGGTACCAGCAGCCCACCAGCGACGGCTACGTCCTGCTCATCGCCAAGCACAGCGGCAAGTGCATGGACGTCGCCTGGGCCGACCAGGGGGACGGCGCACCGGTGGTCCAGTCGGGCTGCTGGCACGGGAACAACCAGCAGTTCAAACTGGCGCCCGTCTAG
- a CDS encoding helix-turn-helix transcriptional regulator — translation MRADGDRLYRDLRAALVPGADLKETGAALSRVLAPMVAHDALRCGVMNPASGLGVTSLAFWHGYAPDVGRALLSPDGTGGDARELDRLARQTLPVTVADRGHHPGACDRLLAEYGVGEELCLALRDTRGVWGGVLCLLREAGGRPFDDGDARRIAEVVPSLIAALRSYVTAGPVAPSAHVPPPSVLIVAADGRIGAMTPQARTWLEAMTARQNVPDWLTESSFAALAAAAREHAQSPRRQYPRLCVPSVGSGWWTAIEAQPLGDEGDVAVMIQRATGALLLPSFCDWYGITARERQIMHHLQDGSAPKQIARVLDLSVHTVNEHLRAIFRKTGTCGRNELVAAITA, via the coding sequence ATGAGGGCTGACGGGGATCGGTTGTACCGGGATCTGCGCGCGGCACTGGTGCCGGGAGCCGACCTCAAGGAGACGGGAGCGGCGCTGTCCCGGGTGCTCGCGCCGATGGTGGCGCATGACGCATTGCGGTGTGGCGTGATGAACCCGGCGTCGGGTTTGGGCGTCACATCACTGGCGTTCTGGCACGGGTACGCGCCCGATGTCGGTCGCGCGCTCCTGAGCCCGGACGGCACGGGAGGGGATGCGCGGGAGCTGGACCGCCTGGCGCGGCAGACACTCCCGGTGACGGTGGCCGATCGGGGACATCACCCAGGTGCGTGTGACCGGCTGCTCGCCGAGTACGGGGTCGGTGAGGAGCTGTGCCTCGCGTTGCGGGACACGCGCGGAGTGTGGGGGGGGGTGCTCTGCCTGCTGCGGGAGGCGGGCGGACGGCCGTTCGACGACGGTGACGCGCGGCGGATCGCCGAGGTCGTGCCTTCGTTGATCGCCGCGCTGCGCAGCTATGTGACGGCTGGGCCCGTCGCCCCGTCAGCGCATGTGCCGCCGCCGAGCGTGCTCATCGTCGCTGCGGACGGACGGATCGGGGCGATGACACCTCAGGCGCGTACGTGGCTGGAGGCGATGACGGCTCGGCAGAATGTTCCGGACTGGCTGACCGAGTCGTCGTTCGCCGCGCTGGCAGCCGCGGCACGGGAGCACGCGCAAAGCCCGCGTCGGCAATACCCGCGGCTGTGCGTACCCTCCGTGGGATCCGGCTGGTGGACCGCGATCGAGGCACAGCCGCTCGGCGACGAGGGCGACGTCGCGGTCATGATCCAGCGGGCCACCGGCGCCCTGCTGCTCCCCTCGTTCTGCGACTGGTACGGAATCACCGCTCGCGAACGCCAGATCATGCACCACCTGCAGGACGGGTCCGCGCCCAAGCAGATCGCCCGGGTCCTCGACTTGTCCGTGCACACGGTCAACGAGCATCTCAGAGCGATCTTCCGCAAGACCGGCACCTGCGGGCGGAACGAACTGGTAGCGGCCATCACCGCGTGA
- a CDS encoding transposase — MVRAHTAKSTAPAADRTTGDWLARPPSHEPERGRARRLERGFGEILTNRLGATLPNWINPVDAGQLSGRTGFALHMLRDLDAMTAGLTLHWRSGVIEGAVNRIKKIKRRLYGHAGFELLRKMILLQ; from the coding sequence ATGGTCCGCGCCCACACCGCCAAAAGCACCGCCCCCGCCGCCGACAGGACGACAGGTGACTGGCTGGCTCGCCCGCCATCCCACGAACCTGAGCGAGGCAGAGCGCGCCGCCTTGAAAGGGGCTTCGGCGAGATCCTCACCAACCGCCTCGGCGCCACGCTCCCCAACTGGATCAACCCCGTCGACGCCGGCCAACTATCCGGCCGCACCGGTTTCGCCCTCCACATGCTCCGCGACCTCGACGCCATGACCGCCGGACTCACCCTGCACTGGCGCTCCGGCGTCATCGAAGGCGCGGTGAATCGCATCAAGAAGATCAAAAGGCGCCTCTACGGACATGCCGGATTCGAACTACTCCGCAAGATGATCCTGCTCCAGTAG
- a CDS encoding class I SAM-dependent methyltransferase translates to MTHMSSDPQTFAEPGGQALAHDYDSFAEAYAAESESNLHNGYYARPAILDLAGDVAGRRILDVGCGAGPVLEALRDRGAIVTGVEPSIKMLELARQRLGEDAALHQAGLGGAPLPFPDGAFDDAIACLVLHYLEDWTAPLAELRRVLAPGGRLIVAVNHPFVYRLQHPDADYFATSKWSEEYTFSGQNATLTYWHRPLHAMTSAFIEAGFRIAVVSEPPPAPGARERFPEVFEEVFGNLPSATAFLCFLFFVLEAA, encoded by the coding sequence ATGACCCACATGTCTTCCGACCCTCAGACTTTTGCCGAGCCCGGTGGTCAGGCTTTAGCCCACGACTACGACAGCTTCGCCGAAGCGTACGCGGCCGAGAGTGAGTCCAACCTTCACAACGGCTACTACGCGCGGCCCGCGATCCTTGACCTGGCCGGGGACGTGGCCGGGCGCAGGATCCTTGACGTCGGGTGCGGCGCCGGCCCCGTGCTCGAGGCGCTGCGCGATCGCGGCGCCATCGTGACCGGTGTCGAACCCAGTATCAAGATGCTGGAGCTGGCCAGGCAGCGGCTCGGTGAGGACGCGGCCCTGCATCAGGCTGGTCTGGGCGGCGCTCCTCTGCCGTTCCCTGACGGCGCGTTCGACGATGCCATCGCGTGCCTGGTCTTGCACTACCTGGAAGACTGGACGGCGCCGCTGGCCGAACTGCGGCGTGTCCTGGCGCCCGGAGGCCGACTCATCGTGGCCGTCAACCACCCCTTCGTCTACAGGTTGCAGCATCCCGATGCCGACTACTTCGCGACCAGCAAGTGGTCCGAGGAGTACACCTTCAGCGGCCAGAACGCGACGCTTACGTACTGGCACCGGCCGCTGCACGCGATGACCAGCGCCTTCATCGAAGCCGGCTTCCGGATAGCCGTCGTCAGCGAACCGCCCCCCGCGCCAGGCGCCCGCGAGCGTTTCCCCGAAGTCTTCGAAGAGGTCTTCGGGAACCTGCCCTCGGCGACCGCATTCCTCTGCTTCCTGTTCTTCGTTCTGGAGGCCGCCTGA
- a CDS encoding cupin domain-containing protein produces MSNDEPATDSTESQPRSEAWKTALTVLQSVKPPSVPEGAEAMTVLIEFPPGDPGTPPHRHSGPAFGYMLEGEMLFELEGETERVIKAGETFWEPGGDVIHYQDGNNRSDSWSRFLVTMMCAPGQPMLTLVDDEELAQRQHLRAPRPGT; encoded by the coding sequence ATGTCGAACGACGAGCCAGCAACAGACAGCACTGAGAGCCAACCGCGTTCGGAAGCATGGAAGACGGCGCTCACTGTGCTGCAGTCGGTGAAACCGCCGTCCGTGCCGGAGGGGGCAGAGGCGATGACCGTCCTCATCGAGTTCCCTCCCGGCGACCCCGGAACCCCTCCGCACCGGCACTCGGGACCCGCTTTCGGCTACATGCTCGAGGGCGAGATGCTCTTCGAGCTGGAAGGCGAGACCGAACGAGTGATCAAGGCCGGGGAGACGTTCTGGGAGCCGGGCGGCGATGTCATCCACTACCAGGACGGGAACAACCGGTCGGACTCCTGGAGCCGCTTTCTCGTCACCATGATGTGTGCGCCCGGTCAGCCCATGCTCACCCTGGTCGACGACGAAGAGCTGGCCCAGCGTCAACACCTGCGAGCTCCCCGTCCTGGCACCTGA
- a CDS encoding MFS transporter, whose amino-acid sequence MASTNTATTHHTGGAGLPTRSPLIGWLAVVSVMLGIFSIVTTEILPIGLLTKIGPSFAISDGMAGLMMTMPGFLAAISAPVVTVATARIDRRLMLCVFMLLLAVANFLAAAAPGYWLVLVSRVVIGIVIGGFWSIGAGLAERLVPTEAVGRATAVIFSAAPLGSVLGVPAGTFIGDLAGWRTAFVVLGALTVGVLIMLVLVVPSLPPNRTTRLNVLRGMLKTVNTRFALLLTFLIVLAHFGTYTYVTPFLEQVTDANSQLITVFLLVYGAAGIVGNFLGGAVVARYPRVTFGLAAAMIAAATLLLPILGRWQVGVVALLIIWGTAYGAVPVSSQTWFAKATPNTPEAASVLFTASFQATISLGALIGGVIVDRTSPSTVMTLGGLTATLMVLAAWAHFARRLTWLSNT is encoded by the coding sequence ATGGCCTCAACGAACACCGCGACCACGCACCACACTGGCGGAGCCGGGCTACCGACCCGATCTCCATTGATCGGGTGGTTGGCCGTGGTTTCGGTGATGCTGGGAATCTTCTCGATCGTCACAACCGAGATCCTGCCGATCGGCCTGCTAACCAAGATCGGCCCCAGCTTCGCCATCTCTGACGGCATGGCTGGGCTCATGATGACCATGCCCGGGTTCCTCGCGGCCATCTCCGCACCGGTGGTCACCGTGGCGACAGCACGTATCGACCGCCGGCTGATGCTGTGCGTGTTCATGCTCCTGCTGGCCGTGGCAAACTTCCTGGCCGCCGCGGCACCCGGTTACTGGCTTGTCCTGGTCTCCCGCGTCGTCATCGGTATTGTCATCGGTGGCTTCTGGTCGATCGGCGCCGGATTGGCCGAGCGCCTGGTGCCGACCGAGGCGGTCGGCCGTGCCACGGCAGTGATCTTCTCTGCGGCACCGCTCGGTTCCGTCCTCGGTGTACCAGCTGGCACGTTCATCGGAGACCTGGCCGGCTGGCGCACCGCTTTTGTCGTGCTGGGTGCCCTCACGGTCGGTGTACTGATCATGCTCGTGCTGGTTGTACCGTCGCTGCCGCCCAATCGGACGACCCGCCTGAATGTGCTGCGTGGCATGCTCAAGACCGTCAACACGCGTTTCGCGTTGCTGCTGACCTTCCTCATCGTGTTGGCACACTTCGGGACCTACACCTACGTCACGCCGTTCCTGGAGCAGGTCACCGATGCCAACTCGCAACTGATCACAGTCTTCCTGCTGGTCTACGGTGCTGCGGGAATCGTCGGCAACTTCCTGGGCGGGGCGGTGGTCGCACGCTATCCCCGAGTCACCTTCGGTCTCGCGGCCGCCATGATCGCGGCCGCCACCCTGCTGCTGCCGATCCTGGGACGCTGGCAGGTCGGCGTCGTGGCCCTGCTCATTATCTGGGGTACTGCCTATGGTGCCGTTCCCGTCTCCTCCCAGACGTGGTTCGCCAAGGCGACGCCAAATACACCCGAGGCAGCATCAGTGCTCTTCACCGCCTCCTTCCAGGCGACCATCTCACTTGGCGCGCTGATCGGCGGCGTCATAGTGGACCGGACCTCCCCATCTACGGTCATGACGCTCGGCGGGCTCACCGCCACGCTCATGGTGCTGGCCGCCTGGGCCCACTTCGCTCGCCGCCTCACCTGGCTGAGCAACACGTGA
- a CDS encoding transposase family protein: MERLLAVAVSGLRRSVPDPRDPRGVRHALVVVLALTACTVLAGVSSVLAVGEWIADTSSSVLERLGVRPVPLFPKRSLPAETTVRRLLGRIDGDALDQAVGRWLADRRTSTDGQLRALAVDGKSLRGAAKATGRNPAIGALRLAGKTSIASALRHNARNVRRPLTLLGLT; this comes from the coding sequence GTGGAGCGGTTGCTCGCCGTCGCAGTATCAGGGCTTCGGCGTAGTGTGCCCGATCCACGAGACCCGCGAGGCGTGCGGCACGCTCTGGTGGTTGTGCTCGCGCTGACCGCGTGCACGGTACTGGCCGGAGTGAGCTCTGTGCTCGCGGTCGGCGAGTGGATCGCCGACACCTCCTCCTCGGTCCTGGAACGCCTCGGCGTACGACCCGTTCCGCTGTTCCCGAAACGGTCTCTGCCTGCGGAAACAACGGTGCGGCGTCTGCTGGGCCGCATCGATGGCGACGCACTGGACCAGGCGGTGGGCCGCTGGCTGGCCGACCGGCGCACAAGCACCGACGGCCAACTACGTGCGCTGGCCGTCGACGGCAAGAGCCTGCGCGGCGCCGCCAAGGCGACCGGGCGCAACCCAGCCATCGGCGCCCTCCGTCTGGCCGGCAAAACCAGCATCGCTTCCGCCCTTCGGCACAACGCCCGCAACGTCCGCCGACCGCTCACTCTCCTCGGACTGACATAA